The Polycladomyces zharkentensis genome includes a window with the following:
- a CDS encoding sugar phosphate isomerase/epimerase family protein has translation MKISVFTVLFKDRSIHQTFRICADLGVDGVELYGREPHLSEETSALRVEEIKALSKEYGLPVIGIGTYIGRFSTDNDADCQRDVERLERFLEHAAELECPLIRVGCGGPHAFRAHEYHFLKGAEWIRKCADRAAMYGCKLMIEIHNGSLVETVNDALRFLRLVDRDNVGLIHDAGNMAITDTDFGKASIHQLKDHLFHVHVKDVARVPSSDVAGGFQNLTRHGMEHFQQRLLGEGDVDHRPVVEGLMEIGYTGYLSIESHAPLPDVERAKADIKALREIIDQVSAKRANAR, from the coding sequence GTGAAGATCTCCGTATTTACGGTGTTGTTTAAAGACCGGAGTATTCATCAGACATTTCGCATCTGTGCAGACCTGGGCGTTGACGGGGTGGAGCTGTACGGAAGAGAACCGCATTTGTCGGAGGAGACTTCCGCTCTGAGGGTGGAGGAGATCAAGGCATTGTCAAAAGAATACGGACTGCCTGTGATCGGAATCGGCACGTATATTGGCCGGTTTTCGACCGACAACGATGCGGATTGCCAACGGGACGTGGAACGATTGGAGCGTTTTTTGGAACACGCCGCCGAGTTGGAATGTCCGCTTATCCGTGTGGGATGCGGCGGTCCGCACGCATTTCGCGCACACGAGTACCATTTTCTCAAAGGGGCGGAATGGATCCGTAAGTGCGCCGATCGCGCCGCAATGTACGGATGCAAACTGATGATCGAAATTCATAACGGTTCACTGGTGGAAACGGTTAACGATGCGCTGCGTTTCCTTCGCTTGGTGGACCGGGACAATGTCGGATTGATTCATGACGCGGGGAATATGGCGATTACCGATACGGATTTTGGAAAAGCATCGATTCACCAGTTGAAAGATCATCTGTTTCATGTTCATGTCAAAGATGTGGCGCGGGTACCCTCTTCGGACGTTGCCGGCGGATTTCAAAACCTGACTCGTCACGGAATGGAACATTTCCAACAGCGGTTGTTGGGAGAGGGAGATGTGGACCACCGTCCGGTGGTGGAGGGTTTGATGGAGATCGGCTATACGGGATACCTGTCGATTGAATCGCATGCGCCGCTGCCCGATGTGGAACGCGCCAAAGCGGATATCAAGGCATTGCGCGAAATCATTGACCAAGTCTCCGCAAAGAGGGCCAATGCCAGATGA
- a CDS encoding polysaccharide deacetylase family protein, producing MPGIYQRFDTRQKIVALTFDACGGKEGSGYDKKLIDFLIQQRIPATLFINSRWIDANPELFQSLARNPLFEIENHGFLHKPLSVDGRSVYGIAGTRDVAQVVDEVMINERKIERLTGRKPMFFRPGTAYFDDVAVEIVHQLGLKPLNYDVLGDAGATYNTAQVKRALLSVKPGSIVLLHMNMPRGDTAEGVIQAIPLLKKRGYRFVLLQEVAGQLRS from the coding sequence ATGCCGGGGATCTACCAGCGGTTTGATACCCGGCAAAAAATCGTCGCCCTTACCTTCGATGCCTGCGGTGGCAAGGAAGGGAGCGGCTATGACAAAAAACTGATTGACTTTCTGATCCAACAACGCATTCCGGCAACGCTGTTTATCAACAGCCGCTGGATCGACGCCAATCCGGAACTCTTTCAATCGTTGGCTCGCAACCCGCTGTTTGAGATCGAAAATCACGGTTTTCTGCACAAGCCATTGTCGGTGGATGGACGATCGGTCTACGGAATAGCCGGTACCCGGGATGTGGCGCAAGTGGTGGACGAGGTGATGATCAATGAACGGAAAATCGAGCGGCTCACCGGGCGTAAGCCGATGTTCTTCCGTCCGGGGACTGCCTATTTTGACGACGTCGCAGTTGAGATCGTGCATCAGTTGGGTTTGAAGCCACTCAACTACGACGTACTGGGCGATGCCGGGGCGACTTACAATACCGCTCAGGTGAAGCGGGCACTGTTGAGCGTCAAACCCGGTTCGATCGTGCTATTGCACATGAACATGCCCCGCGGCGACACGGCTGAAGGAGTGATCCAAGCGATTCCTCTGCTGAAAAAGCGGGGATATCGTTTTGTCCTTCTTCAAGAAGTAGCGGGTCAATTGCGTTCTTGA
- a CDS encoding extracellular solute-binding protein, which yields METARRCSVRSPDGKCDQYGFCFSASRNRWPVFLLQNGGRLADADGRLLLDHPRNVEALRFCVDLMYQHRVAPVFSHGSDRLAEDLFMRGRAAMILTTYYFMNEFRNQGMDWDLLPPPTGRQEATLLLGNGLAINTNSPNRAAAEALVDFLTSREAQSEIKMQSCTIPARRDVAEDRTLWRFDVHPEHYHVFVDVLPYARSIRELGVTEEQFSFLEKELHLMWARMEAPDVACHRITEEWNRRSALPTL from the coding sequence GTGGAAACGGCGCGCCGGTGTTCCGTTCGGTCGCCGGACGGCAAATGTGATCAGTACGGTTTTTGTTTCTCCGCTTCCCGCAATCGTTGGCCGGTGTTCCTGTTGCAAAACGGGGGGCGGTTGGCTGATGCCGACGGCCGGCTTCTTTTGGATCATCCCCGTAACGTCGAGGCGCTTCGTTTTTGCGTGGACCTGATGTATCAGCATCGTGTCGCTCCCGTTTTTTCACACGGAAGTGACCGTCTGGCCGAGGATCTGTTTATGCGGGGGCGTGCGGCGATGATCCTGACGACGTATTATTTCATGAACGAATTCCGAAATCAGGGGATGGACTGGGATCTTTTGCCTCCTCCGACGGGACGGCAAGAGGCAACATTGTTGTTGGGCAACGGTCTGGCCATCAATACGAATTCCCCCAACCGGGCAGCTGCCGAAGCTTTGGTTGATTTTTTGACGAGTCGGGAGGCGCAAAGTGAGATCAAGATGCAATCATGTACGATCCCGGCGCGTAGAGATGTAGCCGAAGATCGTACGTTATGGCGGTTTGACGTTCACCCCGAACATTATCATGTGTTTGTCGACGTGTTGCCCTATGCGCGATCCATTCGGGAATTGGGGGTTACGGAGGAACAGTTCTCTTTTTTGGAAAAAGAACTGCATTTGATGTGGGCCCGCATGGAGGCGCCCGATGTGGCGTGTCACAGAATCACGGAGGAGTGGAACCGCCGTTCGGCTTTACCGACGTTATAA
- a CDS encoding ROK family protein: protein MESVWLGIDVGGTNVVMALGDGDGNAFVKKRIPTLAADGPARVLKRIIDAVETMLEETGTSFSRLGGIGLGVPGLVDAERGVVRLAVNLNWRQVAVSEVFRSHFGVPVRVDNDVRSAALGEYQFGAGKGFRHFLCLTLGTGIGSGMFLDGRLYAGATGSAGEIGHMVVEREGFPCTCGNRGCLETIASGPSLVRFVRERITEGVPTSLDNGEPLTVERIGSAFDVQDALAQEAIRRAGKYLGFALANAVHLLNVERVIIGGGVSLLGDRLFGFVRSEFQRCVLKGVGDGVDIVPAALGDEAGVMGALALARQAAGLPLDSPATA, encoded by the coding sequence ATGGAATCGGTTTGGCTCGGCATCGATGTCGGCGGCACCAATGTGGTGATGGCATTGGGAGATGGGGATGGCAACGCATTCGTCAAAAAACGGATTCCCACCCTGGCTGCGGACGGGCCAGCCAGGGTCCTCAAGCGGATCATCGACGCGGTCGAAACCATGCTGGAGGAAACGGGTACGTCGTTTTCCCGATTGGGTGGCATCGGTTTGGGCGTTCCGGGATTGGTTGACGCGGAGCGCGGTGTGGTCCGGTTGGCGGTCAATTTAAATTGGCGCCAGGTGGCGGTGTCTGAGGTGTTCCGCAGTCACTTCGGTGTGCCGGTTCGCGTGGACAACGACGTGCGGTCAGCTGCGTTGGGGGAGTATCAGTTTGGGGCCGGCAAGGGTTTTCGCCATTTTTTATGTTTGACGCTGGGAACAGGGATCGGATCAGGGATGTTTTTGGATGGTCGCCTCTATGCAGGTGCAACCGGTAGTGCGGGAGAAATTGGCCATATGGTGGTGGAGCGTGAAGGGTTTCCGTGTACGTGCGGCAATCGCGGCTGTCTGGAGACGATCGCATCGGGTCCGTCATTGGTCCGGTTCGTACGGGAACGTATAACGGAGGGGGTGCCAACAAGTCTCGACAATGGTGAGCCGCTCACGGTGGAACGCATCGGCTCAGCGTTTGATGTCCAGGATGCACTGGCGCAGGAAGCAATCCGCCGCGCCGGGAAGTATTTGGGTTTTGCTCTGGCCAATGCCGTGCACTTGTTGAACGTGGAGCGGGTAATCATCGGTGGCGGTGTTTCGCTGTTGGGTGACCGTCTGTTCGGATTTGTCCGGAGCGAGTTTCAACGCTGCGTGTTGAAAGGTGTGGGTGACGGTGTAGATATCGTTCCGGCTGCGCTGGGGGACGAGGCGGGCGTGATGGGAGCGCTGGCGTTGGCTCGCCAGGCGGCGGGTTTGCCCTTGGATTCGCCCGCCACGGCTTGA
- a CDS encoding SIS domain-containing protein: MSGQVTMKEMAEQAQTWRTVWESRDSLQAVWRRLLSAGRIEELVFIGCGSSYYLASSAVAAFSKWTTYSVKSVPASEWLLYPDQHASGKRTLLVIISRSGTTTECLWAAEAAEKMPGVRTLAVTCHPDSALAQRCDDTLAVAAGREESVVMTKSFTGMLYLLLVSAALLGENRHAQAELAGLPDRAAAWSQLEAEGKALSGEDYRTVVCLGAGPLYGIAQEAALKVKEMAVQPSEVYHPLEYRHGPKSIVNDQTLIILFASDRGREYEPRLIRELKQLGGSVWVIGGSADLYADVDRHTPLEETVGDWTRGLLGLLPVQQFGVHYAIRRGYDPDRPRHLSQVVEL, encoded by the coding sequence TTGTCCGGACAGGTGACCATGAAGGAGATGGCGGAGCAGGCTCAAACATGGCGGACGGTATGGGAATCGCGTGATTCGTTGCAGGCTGTTTGGCGCAGATTGTTGTCGGCGGGACGGATCGAGGAGCTGGTATTTATCGGTTGCGGATCGTCCTATTATCTTGCCAGTTCGGCGGTCGCCGCATTTTCCAAATGGACGACTTACTCCGTCAAAAGCGTACCCGCATCGGAGTGGCTATTGTATCCGGATCAGCACGCATCGGGCAAGCGCACACTGTTGGTGATCATCTCCCGGTCCGGCACGACGACCGAGTGCCTGTGGGCGGCGGAAGCGGCGGAAAAAATGCCGGGTGTGCGTACTTTGGCCGTTACCTGCCATCCCGACAGCGCGTTGGCTCAACGTTGTGACGATACGCTGGCAGTAGCCGCCGGACGGGAAGAAAGCGTCGTGATGACCAAATCTTTCACCGGCATGCTGTACCTGCTGCTCGTCAGTGCCGCTTTGCTGGGTGAAAATCGCCATGCCCAGGCTGAATTGGCGGGATTGCCCGATCGCGCGGCCGCATGGTCGCAACTGGAAGCGGAAGGGAAGGCATTATCCGGGGAAGATTACCGGACAGTGGTTTGTTTGGGGGCGGGACCGTTGTACGGCATCGCCCAGGAAGCTGCATTGAAGGTAAAAGAGATGGCCGTTCAACCTTCCGAAGTATATCATCCGCTGGAATACCGGCATGGTCCCAAATCGATCGTGAACGATCAAACGTTGATTATCCTGTTTGCTTCCGACAGAGGACGGGAGTACGAACCCCGGTTGATCCGGGAATTGAAGCAATTGGGCGGTAGTGTTTGGGTGATCGGAGGGAGTGCCGATCTGTATGCCGACGTGGATCGTCACACGCCGCTGGAGGAAACGGTGGGGGATTGGACGCGTGGACTGCTCGGCCTTTTACCCGTGCAACAATTCGGCGTGCATTATGCCATTCGGCGTGGATACGATCCGGATCGCCCGCGTCATTTGTCCCAGGTGGTGGAGTTGTAG